In Leifsonia sp. ZF2019, a genomic segment contains:
- a CDS encoding maltokinase N-terminal cap-like domain-containing protein, protein MTELTELVGSWMRRQRWYSTKSVEPRLRLLASFEIEPADPDLRIVTHFFCDDAPRTPRVYQVPVVARPDRGGDATALIGEAGGRFLYDGPTEEAYVASLIALMTGADRSEGRDAHAQGHTLAGPIEVVSSRRLTGEQSNTSIVAELAGDRLALVKVFRVVQDGENPDVSTLAALTAEGSRRTPALIGWLTGEWPAATGGRAAGELALIQDFVPGAEDGWELAVSAAERGEDFADRAFDLGRGTAELHRQLALALPTRPADREDVARALDAMFRRLTVTTTEVPDVERLRPGIAAVYEAAAAAPAPVLQRIHGDLHLGQVLHAPDRGWQFIDFEGEPLRPLAERSLPDSTMRDVAGMLRSFDYVAGSLAQRQPPIDAAAWSARAREAYLEGYASVAGAELDEHHALLDAFELDKAVYEIVYEARHRPAWIPIPLGAVERLLSTRV, encoded by the coding sequence ATGACCGAACTCACGGAGCTCGTCGGGTCATGGATGCGGCGCCAACGGTGGTATTCGACCAAGAGCGTCGAGCCGAGACTGCGACTCCTCGCCTCCTTCGAGATCGAGCCCGCCGATCCCGACCTCCGCATCGTCACCCACTTCTTCTGCGACGACGCCCCCCGCACCCCACGGGTGTACCAGGTGCCGGTCGTGGCACGGCCGGATCGGGGCGGCGACGCGACGGCCCTCATCGGCGAGGCCGGCGGACGCTTCCTCTACGACGGCCCGACCGAGGAGGCCTACGTCGCCTCCCTCATCGCGCTGATGACCGGCGCGGACCGCTCCGAGGGACGCGACGCGCACGCACAGGGGCACACGCTCGCCGGCCCGATCGAGGTCGTCTCGTCGCGCCGTCTCACGGGTGAGCAGTCGAACACGTCGATCGTGGCCGAGCTCGCCGGCGACCGGCTCGCGCTGGTCAAGGTGTTCCGCGTCGTGCAGGACGGCGAGAACCCCGACGTCTCGACCCTGGCGGCGCTGACCGCCGAGGGATCGCGTCGGACGCCCGCTCTGATCGGCTGGCTGACCGGCGAGTGGCCTGCGGCGACGGGAGGCCGTGCCGCCGGCGAGCTGGCGCTCATCCAGGACTTCGTGCCGGGCGCGGAGGACGGCTGGGAGCTCGCCGTCTCGGCCGCCGAGCGCGGTGAGGACTTCGCCGACCGGGCATTCGACCTCGGGCGGGGCACCGCCGAGCTGCACCGTCAGCTGGCGCTGGCCCTGCCGACCCGGCCCGCGGATCGGGAGGATGTCGCCCGCGCGCTCGACGCGATGTTCCGCCGCCTCACCGTGACCACGACCGAGGTGCCCGATGTCGAGCGGCTGCGCCCGGGGATCGCCGCTGTCTACGAGGCCGCGGCGGCCGCTCCGGCGCCCGTGCTGCAGCGCATCCACGGAGACCTGCACCTCGGGCAGGTGCTCCACGCGCCCGACCGCGGCTGGCAGTTCATCGACTTCGAGGGAGAGCCATTGCGCCCGCTCGCCGAGCGCAGCCTCCCGGACTCCACGATGCGCGACGTCGCGGGGATGCTCCGCTCGTTCGACTACGTCGCCGGGTCGCTCGCGCAGCGGCAGCCGCCGATCGACGCGGCCGCCTGGTCCGCCCGGGCACGGGAGGCGTACCTCGAGGGCTACGCGTCCGTGGCCGGCGCCGAGCTGGATGAGCACCACGCGCTGCTCGACGCGTTCGAGCTCGACAAGGCGGTGTACGAGATCGTGTACGAGGCGCGGCACCGTCCGGCGTGGATCCCCATCCCGCTGGGCGCGGTGGAGCGGCTGCTGTCGACACGGGTCTGA
- a CDS encoding M23 family metallopeptidase, which translates to MGSRRGGPRRAGGARPATGMVVAAALALVAFGTFAVPAQAAAAQECPATGCAMPAPSPTASATETPTPTGTPNPTGTPDPTGSPDPTGTPTPTSTPDPTGTPTPTGTPTPTPTPTPSPTSTPAPAPTDDIPLTIPDLGPGPALDEADVARASQLASDLATAQDALATASEQARDAQREREQAQTVADALQAQADAAAKRAQRSAASAAALVRSAVSHGPTADPLATVLSGRGDLLGRLGAVDRLRTLSADGERTLRAASADARAAAVAKKKAAAAARTVSAIDVAASEQTVADAQTRVDLAVAALAEVPTVLSADAGWSTLTVDPSLIPDGWTLPVHGPLTDGFGPRPSRPAGTALFHPGDDIGAACGTTIVAAAAGTVVDAGPNGSYGNFILIDHGGGVQTAYGHIRDGGIGVAVGQRVAAGQAIAQVGSTGASTGCHLHLEVRVNGLQIDPMPFFAARGVTIGTR; encoded by the coding sequence GTGGGGTCACGACGCGGGGGACCGCGCCGCGCGGGCGGAGCGCGGCCCGCGACCGGGATGGTGGTGGCCGCGGCGCTGGCTCTCGTGGCTTTCGGGACGTTCGCGGTGCCGGCGCAGGCCGCCGCGGCCCAGGAGTGTCCGGCGACGGGATGCGCGATGCCGGCACCCTCGCCGACCGCGTCCGCGACCGAGACGCCGACCCCGACCGGGACCCCCAATCCGACCGGGACCCCCGATCCGACCGGGAGCCCCGATCCGACCGGGACGCCGACGCCCACCTCGACTCCGGATCCCACGGGCACTCCGACGCCGACGGGGACGCCGACCCCCACACCCACCCCGACCCCGTCCCCCACCTCGACCCCTGCTCCCGCACCCACCGACGACATCCCGCTCACGATCCCCGACCTCGGCCCGGGGCCGGCGCTCGACGAGGCCGACGTCGCGCGTGCCTCGCAGCTGGCGAGCGACCTCGCCACGGCGCAGGATGCCCTGGCCACCGCCTCCGAGCAGGCGCGGGACGCACAGCGCGAGCGGGAGCAGGCGCAGACCGTCGCCGACGCGCTGCAGGCGCAGGCGGATGCGGCGGCGAAGCGGGCGCAGAGGTCTGCCGCGTCAGCGGCGGCGCTCGTGCGCTCGGCCGTCTCGCACGGGCCCACCGCAGACCCGCTCGCCACCGTCCTCAGCGGCAGGGGCGACCTCCTGGGGCGGCTCGGGGCCGTCGACCGCCTGAGGACCCTCTCAGCGGACGGCGAGCGGACACTCCGCGCCGCGAGCGCCGACGCGCGGGCAGCGGCGGTCGCGAAGAAGAAGGCCGCCGCCGCCGCGCGGACGGTGTCCGCCATCGACGTCGCGGCGAGCGAGCAGACCGTGGCCGACGCGCAGACCCGGGTCGACCTGGCCGTCGCCGCGCTGGCCGAGGTGCCGACCGTGCTGTCCGCCGACGCGGGCTGGAGCACCCTCACCGTCGATCCCTCGCTCATCCCGGACGGCTGGACCCTCCCGGTGCACGGGCCGCTGACCGACGGCTTCGGGCCGCGGCCCTCCCGCCCCGCGGGCACCGCGCTCTTCCACCCGGGCGACGACATCGGTGCGGCCTGCGGGACCACGATCGTGGCGGCCGCGGCGGGCACCGTGGTCGACGCCGGGCCCAACGGGTCCTACGGCAACTTCATCCTGATCGACCACGGCGGCGGCGTGCAGACCGCATACGGGCACATCCGCGACGGCGGAATCGGCGTGGCGGTCGGGCAGCGGGTCGCGGCCGGACAGGCGATTGCGCAGGTCGGCTCGACCGGTGCGTCCACCGGCTGCCACCTGCACCTGGAGGTGCGCGTCAACGGTCTGCAGATCGACCCGATGCCGTTCTTCGCGGCACGCGGTGTCACGATCGGGACGCGCTGA
- a CDS encoding MFS transporter: protein MPHPRSRDVFGIPGFPAYWASYTVSGFGTYVTTIAVQVLVLVDLGGDAVDVGLLNAARWLPYLLLGLVAGALVDRRPRKPVLVGADLGRAVLLLVIPLLAVAGWLSLPALLVVVVAVGSLSLFGDAAAQSLVPRIVPRAQLLAAHARTDQSDAVAQTAGPVVAGGLVTLVGAAFSIVIDAASYLFSAIAIGRIRVEEAPAALADRRPLRTEIAEGLRWVYRHRVLAPMAIGSHGWFFFTSMLGTVFTPFVLIGLHLSPFQLGVALAGAGVAALVGSTLSRRVGLRWGAGRAVIVSNLVMVFAWAVIATVPEPAPAWSLVALLTIGQGFYGFGLGLSNANEMGYRQAVTPDRLQARTNTTWRSANRGMIVVGAPLGGLLADALGFRPTLWIAIGGVALVTGFLALSPFRTARHQLPEPEAGA, encoded by the coding sequence ATGCCGCATCCTCGCAGCCGCGACGTCTTCGGGATCCCGGGTTTTCCGGCGTACTGGGCGTCATACACGGTCTCCGGATTCGGCACCTACGTCACGACCATCGCGGTGCAGGTGCTCGTCCTCGTCGACCTCGGCGGAGACGCCGTCGATGTCGGCCTCCTCAACGCGGCTCGCTGGCTGCCCTACCTGCTGCTCGGGCTGGTCGCCGGCGCCCTGGTCGACCGGAGGCCCCGCAAGCCGGTGCTCGTGGGAGCCGATCTCGGGCGGGCCGTGCTGCTGCTCGTCATCCCGCTGCTCGCCGTCGCGGGGTGGCTCAGCCTCCCCGCCCTCCTCGTCGTCGTGGTGGCGGTCGGATCGCTGTCCCTGTTCGGCGATGCCGCCGCGCAATCGCTCGTGCCCCGGATCGTCCCCCGCGCGCAGCTGCTCGCCGCCCACGCGCGCACGGACCAGAGCGACGCCGTGGCCCAGACGGCGGGACCGGTCGTCGCCGGCGGGCTGGTGACCCTTGTCGGCGCGGCGTTCTCCATCGTCATCGACGCCGCGTCGTACCTGTTCTCCGCGATCGCGATCGGGCGAATCCGGGTGGAGGAGGCTCCCGCGGCACTCGCCGACCGGCGTCCGCTCCGGACGGAGATCGCCGAGGGGCTCCGCTGGGTCTACCGTCATCGCGTGCTCGCGCCGATGGCGATCGGCTCCCACGGCTGGTTCTTCTTCACCAGCATGCTCGGCACCGTCTTCACGCCGTTCGTCCTGATCGGCTTGCACCTGTCACCGTTCCAGCTGGGGGTCGCCCTCGCCGGAGCCGGAGTCGCCGCGCTCGTCGGCAGCACCCTCTCGCGCCGGGTCGGACTCCGCTGGGGTGCGGGACGCGCCGTCATCGTGAGCAATCTCGTCATGGTCTTCGCCTGGGCTGTCATCGCGACGGTGCCGGAGCCGGCCCCCGCCTGGTCCCTGGTCGCCCTGCTCACGATCGGGCAGGGCTTCTACGGATTCGGCCTCGGCCTGAGCAACGCGAACGAGATGGGCTATCGCCAGGCCGTCACCCCGGACCGTCTGCAGGCCCGCACGAACACCACATGGCGCTCGGCCAACCGCGGGATGATCGTCGTGGGGGCGCCCCTCGGCGGACTCCTCGCCGACGCGCTCGGGTTCCGGCCGACGCTCTGGATCGCGATCGGCGGTGTCGCCCTGGTGACCGGCTTCCTCGCGCTCAGCCCGTTCCGAACGGCACGGCATCAGCTGCCCGAGCCGGAAGCAGGAGCCTGA
- the lepB gene encoding signal peptidase I — protein sequence MTDSTAPTRPRRSARKSGWKSLLRDVVVIFVVAVLVSFLIKTFVARSFYIPSGSMENTLQINDRIIVNELQPKLFPLQRGDVVVFKDPGGWLPAPAPSTGNALQQGVGAVLDFVGLGASDSDQHLVKRLIGLPGDTVSCCNALGQMSVNGVPLKEPYVLLPAGVQQVSGKPFNVTVPEGKVWVMGDNRYNSADSRYHMDDPGGGFVPLDDVVGKAFVISWPLSHWTWLSDYPETFAGVEDAEKK from the coding sequence GTGACCGACAGCACTGCCCCCACCCGCCCGCGCCGTTCCGCTCGCAAGTCGGGGTGGAAGTCGCTGCTGCGGGATGTCGTCGTCATCTTCGTGGTCGCGGTGCTCGTCTCGTTCCTGATCAAGACGTTCGTCGCGCGCTCGTTCTACATCCCGTCCGGATCGATGGAGAACACCCTCCAGATCAACGATCGGATCATCGTCAACGAGCTGCAGCCGAAGCTGTTCCCGCTCCAGCGCGGCGACGTGGTCGTGTTCAAGGATCCGGGCGGCTGGCTGCCCGCGCCCGCACCGAGCACCGGCAACGCGCTGCAGCAGGGCGTCGGCGCGGTGCTCGACTTCGTGGGCCTGGGCGCCTCCGACAGCGACCAGCACCTCGTCAAGCGCCTCATCGGCCTCCCCGGCGACACGGTCAGCTGCTGCAACGCGCTCGGTCAGATGAGCGTGAACGGCGTGCCGCTCAAGGAGCCCTACGTGCTCCTCCCCGCCGGCGTCCAGCAGGTGTCGGGCAAGCCGTTCAACGTCACCGTGCCGGAGGGCAAGGTGTGGGTGATGGGCGACAACCGCTACAACTCTGCCGACTCCCGGTACCACATGGACGACCCGGGCGGCGGCTTCGTGCCGCTGGACGACGTCGTCGGCAAAGCCTTCGTGATCAGCTGGCCGCTGAGCCACTGGACCTGGCTGAGCGACTACCCCGAGACCTTCGCCGGAGTCGAGGACGCCGAGAAGAAATGA
- a CDS encoding siderophore-interacting protein, with protein sequence MTTTAPARTDRPAYRPYRARVSAVRPLSPHFTRVSFACDDFEHFGTEGLDQRIKLLFPLADGTISDLGFDDEESLAAGDWYDRWRALPEHLRNPFRTYTVRVSDPADRRVDIDFVSHGDGGPAARWLLAAAPGDELVIVGPDARSTTTGMGIDWHPGGCKDLLIVGDETAVPAVAAILESRPEDCTAHVFLEVPAPEDALPLLAPPGVTITWSARGDAETGTALVPAIERWLAEHPEVVARAAAPERQRLDRVDVDRDVLWELPEEGEAGFYAWIAGESAAVKALRRLLVRGHGIDRHRVAFMGYWRRGRAEN encoded by the coding sequence GTGACCACCACCGCCCCGGCCCGCACCGACCGTCCCGCCTACCGGCCCTACCGGGCGCGCGTGTCCGCCGTCCGGCCGCTCAGCCCGCACTTCACCCGCGTCAGCTTCGCGTGCGACGACTTCGAGCACTTCGGCACCGAGGGCCTGGACCAGCGCATCAAGCTCCTGTTCCCGCTCGCCGACGGCACCATCTCCGACCTCGGCTTCGACGACGAGGAGTCGCTGGCCGCGGGCGACTGGTACGACCGCTGGCGCGCCCTGCCCGAGCATCTGCGCAACCCGTTCCGCACCTACACCGTTCGCGTCTCCGACCCGGCGGACCGCCGTGTGGACATCGACTTCGTGTCGCACGGCGACGGCGGACCCGCGGCCCGCTGGCTGCTGGCCGCGGCCCCCGGCGACGAGCTCGTGATCGTCGGGCCGGACGCCCGCAGCACGACGACGGGGATGGGCATCGACTGGCACCCGGGCGGCTGCAAGGACCTCCTCATCGTGGGTGACGAGACGGCGGTGCCCGCCGTAGCGGCCATCCTGGAGTCCCGGCCGGAGGACTGCACGGCCCACGTGTTCCTCGAGGTCCCCGCCCCCGAGGACGCGCTGCCTCTTCTGGCACCTCCCGGCGTCACGATCACCTGGTCGGCCCGCGGCGACGCCGAGACCGGCACCGCCCTGGTGCCCGCGATCGAGCGCTGGCTGGCCGAGCATCCCGAGGTCGTCGCCCGGGCGGCAGCACCGGAGCGGCAGCGCCTCGACCGTGTCGACGTCGACCGCGACGTGCTGTGGGAGCTGCCCGAGGAGGGCGAGGCAGGCTTCTACGCCTGGATCGCCGGGGAGTCCGCCGCGGTCAAGGCGCTGCGCCGCCTCCTGGTGCGCGGCCACGGAATCGACCGCCACCGCGTCGCCTTCATGGGCTACTGGCGGAGGGGCCGCGCCGAGAACTGA
- a CDS encoding YciI family protein has protein sequence MKYMMFVVTDPAPDSPADDSDVELWVDEFDSSGTRLTGDALEPPSASRVVKVRDGRRYVTDGPFAESKEWICGFDILECDSMEEAVEVAARHPMARNGKLELRPFMVWE, from the coding sequence ATGAAGTACATGATGTTCGTGGTCACCGACCCCGCACCGGACTCCCCGGCCGACGACTCCGACGTGGAGCTCTGGGTGGACGAGTTCGACAGCTCCGGAACGCGCCTCACCGGCGACGCGCTCGAACCACCCTCGGCCTCGCGGGTCGTCAAGGTGCGCGACGGCAGACGTTACGTGACCGACGGCCCCTTCGCCGAGTCGAAGGAATGGATCTGCGGCTTCGACATCCTCGAGTGCGACTCGATGGAGGAGGCGGTGGAGGTCGCCGCGCGGCACCCCATGGCCCGCAACGGCAAGCTGGAGCTGCGCCCGTTCATGGTCTGGGAGTGA
- a CDS encoding response regulator — MSTDIRVLVVDDDFRVAGLHRDLVDGRRGFTTLEPVVSARAARTAVRDHAPDLVLLDVFLPDGDGLDLLAELDVDTFVISAAADGATVRRALRRGALAYLIKPFDARMLEERLDAYQRYRNILTDDRGADQEAVERALRILHSGDGSAAGSRSATEQRVLDELRTGERTAADVAATVGVSRATAQRYLAALAARGLAEVALQYGATGRPEHRYRVTPRP; from the coding sequence ATGAGCACCGACATCCGGGTGCTCGTCGTCGACGACGACTTCCGCGTCGCGGGGCTGCACCGCGACCTCGTGGACGGGCGTCGCGGATTCACGACGCTGGAGCCGGTCGTCTCCGCGCGGGCGGCACGGACCGCGGTCCGCGACCACGCTCCCGATCTCGTCCTGCTCGACGTCTTCCTGCCCGACGGCGACGGCCTCGATCTGCTGGCCGAGCTCGACGTCGACACCTTCGTCATCAGTGCCGCCGCGGACGGTGCGACCGTGCGCAGGGCGCTCCGACGCGGGGCGCTCGCCTACCTGATCAAGCCTTTCGACGCGCGGATGCTCGAGGAGCGACTCGACGCCTACCAGCGGTACCGCAACATCCTGACCGACGATCGCGGAGCCGACCAGGAGGCGGTCGAGCGGGCGCTGCGGATCCTCCACTCCGGAGACGGGTCCGCGGCCGGTTCGCGGTCTGCGACCGAGCAACGGGTCCTCGACGAGCTGCGCACGGGGGAGCGGACCGCCGCCGACGTGGCTGCGACGGTCGGGGTCTCCCGTGCCACGGCGCAGCGATATCTCGCGGCGCTCGCGGCTCGGGGGCTGGCCGAGGTCGCTCTGCAGTACGGCGCGACCGGCCGCCCGGAGCACCGCTACCGCGTCACTCCCAGACCATGA
- a CDS encoding sensor histidine kinase: protein MRFASQVLLLQVATVSAVVAVCAGAFTWLGVLQLRQEAEASALAIARTVAEDSDIRAAVASYSEDPGTPEAAALAGGPLQPLAESVRDRTGALFVVITDDHGIRLAHPDPDRLGEPVSTSFADAMAGRETVAWESGTLGESARAKVPVRATDDGLPVGEVSVGFASASVFGGLPGLLTAIGAASAGALAIGAGASWLIRRRLTRVTLGLQPEEFAALVQDRAAVLDGVGEGVLAVTPEGVVSVCNGRAAELLGAAPASVGLPIAETGVHPRVVALVVADEPVVGEAVVVGGRVLYVDLRRVERDGRDLGAVAVVRDRTDLVSLTERLDAVASMTNALRAQRHEFANRLHVIVGLIDSGRTEDARAFLDDVVARGPLKFPVEHADRLQEPYLQALLGAKGVEAAERGVLLSLGPETLVVGAVAEAEDVAAVIGNLVDNAVNAAVDGAEPRWVEVELLDDGDTLFATVSDSGRGVGRVAESSARDAGVEGLGEDAVHGRGFGLPLSRDLARRRGGDVWLVDPGGDGHGAVFCARLPGTVVADAPTARAAAAERGGPV from the coding sequence GTGCGGTTCGCCAGCCAGGTCCTCCTCCTGCAGGTCGCCACCGTCTCCGCTGTCGTCGCCGTGTGCGCGGGAGCGTTCACGTGGCTGGGCGTCCTCCAGCTGCGCCAGGAGGCCGAGGCCTCCGCGCTCGCGATCGCCCGCACGGTCGCCGAGGACTCGGATATCCGCGCCGCGGTCGCGAGCTACAGCGAGGACCCGGGCACTCCGGAGGCCGCCGCACTGGCGGGCGGCCCGCTCCAGCCGCTCGCCGAGAGTGTGCGGGACCGCACGGGCGCGCTGTTCGTCGTCATCACCGACGACCACGGCATCAGGCTCGCCCACCCGGACCCCGATCGGCTCGGCGAGCCGGTCAGCACGAGCTTCGCCGACGCGATGGCCGGCCGTGAGACGGTGGCGTGGGAGTCCGGCACGCTGGGCGAATCGGCGCGCGCCAAGGTGCCGGTGCGTGCGACGGACGACGGGCTCCCGGTCGGAGAGGTGAGCGTCGGCTTTGCGAGCGCGAGCGTCTTCGGTGGCCTGCCCGGGCTCCTTACGGCCATCGGGGCGGCGTCCGCGGGCGCGCTCGCGATCGGGGCCGGCGCCTCCTGGCTGATCCGGCGCCGGCTGACGCGGGTGACCCTCGGGCTCCAGCCGGAGGAGTTCGCCGCGCTCGTCCAGGATCGCGCCGCGGTGCTCGACGGGGTCGGCGAGGGTGTCCTCGCGGTCACCCCGGAGGGCGTCGTCAGCGTGTGCAACGGACGGGCCGCCGAGCTGCTCGGCGCCGCACCCGCATCGGTCGGCCTGCCGATCGCCGAGACGGGAGTGCATCCCCGGGTCGTCGCGCTGGTGGTCGCGGACGAGCCGGTGGTCGGCGAGGCCGTCGTCGTCGGCGGCCGCGTGCTCTACGTCGACCTCCGGCGGGTGGAGCGCGACGGACGTGACCTCGGCGCCGTCGCGGTCGTCCGGGACCGCACCGACCTCGTCTCCCTCACGGAACGCCTCGACGCCGTGGCGTCGATGACGAACGCGCTCCGCGCCCAGCGGCACGAGTTCGCGAACCGCCTCCACGTCATCGTCGGTCTGATCGATTCCGGTCGCACCGAGGATGCGCGCGCGTTCCTCGACGACGTGGTCGCGCGCGGGCCGTTGAAGTTCCCGGTCGAGCACGCCGACCGCCTCCAGGAGCCGTACCTCCAGGCGCTGCTCGGGGCGAAGGGGGTGGAGGCCGCGGAGCGCGGGGTGCTCCTCTCGCTCGGCCCCGAGACGCTCGTCGTCGGCGCCGTCGCCGAGGCGGAGGACGTCGCGGCCGTGATCGGCAACCTCGTCGACAACGCGGTCAACGCGGCCGTGGACGGCGCGGAGCCGCGCTGGGTGGAGGTGGAACTGCTCGACGACGGAGACACGCTCTTCGCGACCGTCAGCGACTCCGGGCGCGGCGTGGGACGGGTCGCGGAGAGCTCGGCCCGAGACGCCGGCGTCGAGGGCCTCGGCGAGGACGCGGTGCACGGTCGCGGGTTCGGCCTCCCGTTGAGCCGGGATCTGGCACGCCGCCGCGGGGGTGACGTGTGGCTCGTCGACCCGGGCGGCGACGGGCACGGCGCAGTGTTCTGCGCGCGGCTGCCGGGCACGGTCGTCGCCGACGCCCCGACGGCCCGGGCGGCCGCGGCGGAGAGGGGTGGTCCGGTATGA
- a CDS encoding CitMHS family transporter, whose translation MGKSIPLDEGVDVLVILGFAMILAFMALIMTKRLTPMVALIIVPTVFGLFAGAGLGLGDMIVDALKDLAPTAALLMFAIMFFGIMIDVGLFDPLIRFIVRFLGDDPAKVVLGTALLAGAVSLDGDGSTTFIITTSAMLPIYLRLGMSPVVLTCVAGLVNGTLNIVPWGGPTARAAAALKVSPSDIFVPMLPSLAVGLVVAFALVWVLGVRERNRVGSLALSEPFATEGGGEPRRRFGVLQGGRLIRGAQAAPGARGSVDTRGIVTVRGGGAAATADTATATLAGTALDPGRPTLRPRLIWVNLALTLVVMVLLVIDVLPLAYIFMVGSALALIVNFPKLRAQADEIVAHAPSIVGVVSMVLAAGVLVGVLNGTGMVTAMAQWVVDIVPASMGPFLAVITGLLSIPMTFFMSNDAFYYGILPILSETAATYGISPVEMARASIIGQPVHLQSPLVPAILLLVSLAGVNLGDHHKKVLWRALLVSLVMLAVGVLLGAVPFG comes from the coding sequence GTGGGGAAGTCCATCCCACTCGACGAAGGAGTCGACGTGCTCGTCATCCTCGGATTCGCCATGATCCTCGCTTTCATGGCCCTCATCATGACCAAACGGCTGACGCCGATGGTCGCCCTCATCATCGTCCCCACCGTCTTCGGCCTGTTCGCCGGAGCGGGCCTGGGTCTCGGCGACATGATCGTCGACGCGCTCAAGGACCTCGCGCCGACGGCCGCCCTGCTCATGTTCGCGATCATGTTCTTCGGCATCATGATCGACGTCGGGCTGTTCGACCCGCTGATCCGCTTCATCGTGCGCTTCCTCGGCGACGACCCGGCGAAAGTCGTCCTGGGCACGGCCCTCCTCGCGGGAGCCGTCTCCCTCGATGGGGACGGGTCGACGACCTTCATCATCACGACCTCCGCGATGCTCCCGATCTACCTCCGGCTGGGCATGAGCCCGGTGGTGCTCACCTGCGTCGCAGGGCTGGTCAACGGCACGCTGAACATCGTGCCCTGGGGCGGCCCGACGGCACGCGCCGCCGCCGCGCTCAAGGTCTCGCCCAGCGACATCTTCGTGCCCATGCTCCCGTCCCTCGCCGTCGGCCTGGTCGTGGCCTTCGCCCTCGTGTGGGTGCTCGGCGTCCGCGAGCGCAACCGCGTCGGCAGTCTGGCGCTCTCCGAGCCGTTCGCGACGGAGGGCGGCGGAGAGCCCCGGCGTCGATTCGGCGTCCTGCAGGGCGGCCGACTGATCCGCGGCGCCCAGGCGGCTCCGGGAGCGCGCGGCTCCGTGGACACCCGGGGCATCGTGACGGTCCGAGGAGGCGGCGCCGCCGCGACGGCCGACACGGCGACGGCGACGCTCGCGGGCACCGCGCTCGACCCGGGACGCCCCACACTGCGACCGCGCCTGATCTGGGTCAACCTCGCCCTGACGCTCGTCGTGATGGTGCTGCTGGTGATCGACGTGCTGCCGCTGGCCTACATCTTCATGGTCGGCTCCGCCCTCGCGCTGATCGTCAACTTCCCGAAGCTCCGCGCCCAGGCTGACGAGATCGTGGCGCACGCCCCCAGCATCGTCGGGGTCGTCTCGATGGTGCTCGCGGCGGGCGTGCTGGTCGGCGTCCTCAACGGGACGGGCATGGTCACCGCGATGGCCCAGTGGGTCGTCGACATCGTGCCCGCCTCGATGGGTCCCTTCCTGGCCGTCATCACCGGCCTGCTGTCGATCCCGATGACGTTCTTCATGTCGAACGACGCGTTCTACTACGGGATCCTGCCGATCCTGTCGGAGACCGCGGCGACATACGGGATCAGCCCGGTCGAGATGGCGCGGGCGTCGATCATCGGGCAGCCCGTCCACCTGCAGAGCCCGCTCGTGCCCGCCATTCTGCTGCTGGTCTCCCTCGCGGGCGTCAACCTCGGCGACCACCACAAGAAGGTGCTGTGGCGCGCGCTCCTGGTGTCCCTGGTCATGCTCGCGGTCGGCGTGCTGCTGGGAGCCGTGCCCTTCGGGTGA
- a CDS encoding DUF4190 domain-containing protein: MTTTPPGSDEPTSNPTPAPADVPPASHLPGDTAGSPTEPQQPAGPATPTPAPASGAPDAPAYAAPAPGYAAAPPVPPAAGGPVPPYQPYQAPAPSSGTTNVLAIVSFVGSFFISLVGIICGHIALGQIKRTGEKGRGFALAGLIIGYVSIALTIVGVTILIIVSVMSGLAVATAVRNLPTAIPSAPSDDIALTVDCARFTAAADSLLPVVNEQLPNLADDPETAKAALVSAFDAFTLATSSLSDPDLSSEVDAFNADIDTFKADLDAYIATPADQRDSTQLEDDVNTLSDQFDTLNSYCG; the protein is encoded by the coding sequence GTGACGACGACCCCTCCCGGCTCCGACGAGCCCACCTCGAACCCGACCCCGGCTCCCGCGGACGTGCCGCCCGCGTCGCACCTGCCGGGCGACACCGCAGGCTCCCCGACCGAGCCGCAACAGCCCGCCGGCCCTGCGACTCCGACCCCGGCTCCGGCCTCCGGCGCTCCGGACGCCCCCGCGTACGCCGCGCCCGCGCCGGGCTACGCCGCCGCCCCTCCCGTGCCACCCGCCGCGGGCGGCCCCGTGCCGCCGTACCAGCCGTACCAGGCGCCCGCGCCCTCCTCCGGCACCACCAACGTGCTCGCGATCGTGTCGTTCGTCGGGTCGTTCTTCATCAGCCTGGTCGGCATCATCTGCGGCCACATCGCGCTCGGCCAGATCAAGCGCACGGGCGAGAAGGGTCGCGGCTTCGCCCTCGCGGGCCTCATCATCGGTTACGTGAGCATCGCGCTGACCATCGTCGGCGTGACCATCCTCATCATCGTCTCGGTCATGAGCGGTCTGGCCGTGGCCACCGCCGTGCGTAACCTGCCGACGGCGATCCCGAGCGCGCCGTCCGACGACATCGCCCTCACGGTGGACTGCGCGCGCTTCACGGCGGCGGCGGACAGCCTGCTCCCGGTGGTCAACGAGCAGCTCCCGAACCTCGCGGACGACCCGGAGACCGCGAAGGCGGCGCTGGTGAGCGCGTTCGACGCCTTCACACTCGCGACCTCGAGCCTGAGCGACCCGGACCTGTCGTCGGAGGTCGACGCGTTCAACGCCGACATCGACACGTTCAAGGCCGATCTGGACGCGTACATCGCGACCCCGGCCGACCAGCGCGACTCGACGCAGCTCGAGGACGACGTCAACACGCTCAGCGACCAGTTCGACACGCTGAACTCCTACTGCGGCTGA